The genomic DNA CAACTATGACTCGGCGAGCCTCGACGTGGAGacgctgcgtctcgagcgcctgcgcgagatcGAGCAGACGCTCAATgtcccgccgccgccgctgctgtGGATTGGTCccctgcgctcgctcgccgaggcgggcgaggtgctcgtcCGGACACACGCCCGCCGTATCCCGTTGCTGGACtacgacgaggacctcggCGTGGAGACGGTGGTGAGCGTTCTTACGCAGTACCGCCTGCTCAAGTTCATCGCGATGAACTGCCGCGAGACGGCGGGTTTGCGTGCGAGCATTGGGTCGCTGGGCATTGGCACCTACACCCACAACCATctccagcagcgccggaaacgcacgccgctcgcgcgcttGAAAATGGGCAAGGAGCCCCCCGCGGATGCCGGCCCCTACTGGCCGCTGCAGACCGCGACACTGGACACGCCCGTGTCGGATATCGTGCACATCTTTTCGCAAAAAGGGATCAGTGCGGTGCCGAttctcgacgaggccggcgacgtggtCGATCTGTACGAGTCGGTGGACGTCAtcacgctcgtgcgcaccggcgcgtaCTACCAGCTCGACCTGACCATcaagcaggcgctcgagcggcgaccggcggactacctcggcgtcgcgtgctGCACGTCGGACGACTCGCTGGCCGATATCTTTGCAATGCTCAagaagcgccgcgtgcaccgcATGCTGGTGCTGGACCCCGAGGCAgagccggcggcgctcgccacgccgctcgaAGACCCCGCGGACCGCCGCGACTCGGACACGACCGACTTTGGCGAGCCGCCCACGCGCCCGAAagggcgcctcgtcggcctcttGTGTCTGTCGGATATCCTGCGCTACATCATTGGAAACCCCACCGCGACGCAGgggccgctgccgctgccgacgccgctcacgtcgcaggcgacgtcgccgacgtcggcctcTTCGTCGATCCTCACATCGCCGAAACTCGGGCGTGACACGCTTTCTGTACCCCCTAGCTAAATACGCGTATAGGCCGAGACGACCGGCGACTCCtggcccgccgccgcgccctgcgccgcctcggcgtcggcgggcgTCGACATGGTCGGCATGTCGGGCACcggcacggtgcgcagcgcgtgcacgtcgccgtcgagcaccacgtcgtccggcaggtggccgaggcggtagagctcgcggcgcagccagCGCgtcacgcgctcgaggtgctgcggAAAGAggatctcggcgcgcgccgcgcggtcctcgtcgacctcagcgggctcctcgagcgtgccggtcTCTTTGTCGAATGCAAGTACCGGCGTGCCCTCTGGGCTCGGGTCCTCGCCCTTCTTGGTCTTGTCGAGGGGCGTCTTGCGCTTCACGCCGCCAATGACGCCCCAGCCGCCGCCCCAAACGTTTCGCCAGATCGCGCCCGagaggcgcacgtcgtctgTCGCGAGGCCCTCGTCGTAGGCGATCATTGAGCCGCGGTGCTGCAGGTGCAAGTCCTTCATGTAGCCCTTGACCAGGCGCGAGGTCTGCACGCcaaagcgctcgcgcatgcgcgactCGGTGTCGATGAAAAAGTGGTTGATGAGCTCCTGCGAGTACTCACGCGCCTCCTCCTTCTCCAGCGCACGGAAGCGGCTCAGCAGGAGAAAGATGTGCAGGTTTGTCAGCTGGAACCAGGTCTGGAACGAGGGAGGGAGCGCGCACTCTTTGTACCAAAagtgcgcctcggcctgcgcacgctgcgcggcgcggtcgtaCAGGTCACCAGTGACCTTGATGGCCTTGCTGCGCACAAAGTTGTAGCCAAGCAGCTTGCCGGTGCCCTTCACCAGCGCGACCGTCAGCGGCGAGTAGGCCTTTtcggacggcggcggcgtcggcggcgagagcggcgcaaggttgcggcgcagcagcgatgcacggctgcggcgcttcTCTGGCACGCTCGAGTTCGCACGCACGCCTAGCGCaccacgcgccgccgcagcgctcgcgcgggGGCGCACCACGAGAAGGGACGCCATCGTTGTCGAAGCCACGTGACGCTCGCCATGACGACCGTGCCCTCGCGGAGCGTCTTTAGGCCGTGCATTGACCTGCATGGCGGCGAGGTGAAGCAGATtgtcggcggcacgctACGCAATGCGGCCAAGGGCACCGgggacgacgaggcggcgctcaagACCAACTTTGTGGCGAAGCACCCCCCGTCGTACTATGCCGATCTCTACCGCACGCACCAGCTGCAGGGCGGCCATGTGATCAAGCTTGGCCCCGGGAAtgacgccgcggccgaggaggcgctcaaggcgTGGCCAAATGgcctgcacctcggcggcggcatcaCGCTCGAAAATGCCGCTGCGTGGATCGAAAAAGGCGCCGAAAAGGTGATTGTCACGTCCTATCTCTTCCCCGACTGCCGCTTTGCGCTtgaccgcctcgaggcgctcgagcaggcggtcggCAAGGAGCGACTCGTTGTCGACATctcgtgccgccgccgcggcgatgAGTGGGTGGTCGCGATGAACCGCTGGCAGGACCTCACCGACATGGTCCTCTCCAAAgcgtcgctcgacctgGTCTCGGCGCACTGCAGGTATGTATCCAGGCTAACCAAGCGAACTACTGATCCATGCGGCAGATGTCGAGGGGCTGTGCCAAGgcatcgacgaggagctcgtccAACGTACGTCGTCGCGCAACTCATCCAGGCCTCGGCGAATGGGTGTCGATCCCTACGACCTatgcgggcggcgcacgccgtacGTATCTCTACTCACACAGACCTCGAGGACCTCCAGCTGGTCGACCGCCTGTCCCGCGGACGCGTCGACCTCACCTTTGGCAGCGCCCTGGACATTTTCGGCGGCCAGGGCGtgacgctcgcggcgctctgcgCGTGGAACGGTTCATAGTCACGTGTTTAACCCGCGTCTCTTGTCTCTTGAGCATGGACGGTTTTGTGGGCCAGACGGGTGCGGCAGGCCATGCGGGCCTGTCGCTCTCCGACATTCTGCAGCAGTCGCGCAAGCTCACGAAccagctcggccgcgacTCGGACCTGCCGTCGATCCAGCTCGGAATCGACCAGATCGAAAGCCAGAGCCGGAAGCTGGCGAGCAagagcgtgcgcaacgGCAACcccgcggcggacgcgcgcgcgtacgtACCTGTGCTAACGCAGTCATTACCTGCTTGCGAGTGGTGGCATCGATGCCGCCCAGCTCTCCAATGCGATCCAGCACACAAACATTGCGAATACCTTTGAGCCGCTCCAGCCGGTGTACGACACAGACATGGAGGGCTTTATCCagcacgagcacgagcaggTAATCCTGAGCATGATCGAAGAGAGCCGCCggcagacgctcgacgacttCCAGCacaagctcggcgacgggcTGCACCAGGACTGGCAGAACCAGAAGCGACGCatcctcgaggagctcggccagcacaagctcgacgagggcgacaCCGTgtccggcgtgccgggcggcCTCTCGTtccgccgctcgacgaccagcATGCCGAGTGTGCCGCAGTCGgccgcggacgaggcgttGAACGCGTCGGTGCTGCACTCGCGCATCATTCGCTACGATACCGTGATTGCGCGCCTGAacaaggcgcgcgtcgatcACGAGCCCATCCCGCTCATCCACGCTTTGATGGAGATCGTCGAGGGGATCGTGCAGGAGCCGGCTCGCAagcgcggcctgctcgacgcatGGACCGTGCTCAAATACATGGTCCACGAACAGGGCGCGCTGCCCAAGCCGgtgcaggagcgcgagtacgccgcggcgtacatggacctcgacgcgttccACAGCGCGCCCGGCCTCGCCCTCCGCAAAAAGTgggtcggcggcgcgcgcgcctacctcgaggcgcagttCGCCGAGTACATGGAGCAGGTCATTGCCGCCTCTCCGttgcaggcgcagcggggcggcgtgccgaccgtGCGTGCGACCGTCGCGGCATTCCTCCGCGCacagctgcgcacgccgcagaaCGCGTGGGTCGCGGGCATCGCACGCGAGATGGACCAGTCGACCGACACGCCGCTCTGGGCGAACCTCTTTTACCTGATCCGCTCGGGCcacgcgagcgacgcgctgcgctgtGCGCACGAAAACGAGGCGagcctgcagcgcgccgaccccTCGTTCCTGGCCTACTTCAAGGCGTGGATCGACGCAGAGGACCGCCAGCTGCCCAAGAGCATGAGGGAGCATCTCATGGCCGAGTACGTGACGCGCTTCCGCtcggtcgcgctcgacgcgcaggaCCCCTACCACTACACTCTCTACCGCCTCATGGGACGCTTTGACACTGCGAAAAAGTTTCCGCAGCCGCTCGTGTCCAGCACGGAAAACTGGCTCTGGCTCCAGCTGTGCATGGTCACGGAATccgccgagggcgacgcgcaggaccccacgctgcgcacgcacacgctccacgacctcgcgcagaaGCTCGAAAAGTACGGCGAGGCTCACTTTGACCCCAAGGGCACGCGCCCGCTGCACTACTTCCAGCTCCTcttgctcgtcggcgagttTGAAAAGGCGATTGCTTTtctgcacgcgcgcgcagccTACCAGGTAGACGTGGTGCACTTTGCCATCGCCCTGACCTACTACGGCCTCTTGCGCGTCCCGGCGGCGTCCGAGACGTCGCAGTTTGATTACCTCAccgtcgtccagcgcgcCAAGGGGCCCGTGGCGCTGATCGACTTTGCCAAGCTTATCCAGCGCTACacgcgcctctttgcgcagtcgtcgccgcgcgacgcgatcgCCTATATTAGCCTCTTGTGCCTGAATGCCAAGTGCCCGGCGCCAGTGGGCGGCGAACAGGTGCAGCGGTGCcacgagctggtgcgcaGCCTGATCCTCGAGGCtccgtcgtcgtcctttgtcgagctgctcggcgacgtgcgcgccgacggcacgccggtgccggGTCTCATTgagcagcacctcgacgcgctgcacctcggcgacaAGCGCGAATTTGTGCGCAAGATTGTCGAGTCCGCCGCGAAGCagtgcgagcgcgagcagcgcaccaCCGACGCGATCCTCCTCTACAACCACAtcggcgagcacgacaCGGTGATCTCGGTGCTGAaccgcgagctgggcgcgacgctcatGGAGCCGGTCAGCCTGAGCGAGTGGCAGACGAACGTCGACGCGGgctccgccgcgacgctctcggccgtctcgagcttggtgacgctcgcgcgcggcattCTCGCGAGCTACGAGCAGCACTACAACTATcggggcgcgccgggccTCGTGTGCCAGACGCTCCTGGGCCTCAAAAAGGCCGTGTCACTGTACAATGACAACCAGCTGCTCCCGGCcctgcagacgctcgaggcgctgcacctgctcccgctcgacgccgaggcgcgcaaggacgTGGTATCCATCACGCGCAAGGCGGAGGAGTTCAAGACCTACGACGAAAACATCACCAAGAACTTTTCCGATATCGTCCTGATGGCCATGACGCTCCTCTACAAGCTGCACCAAGAGCTCAAGAACTCGATCACGCGCTCCAACTCGGGCGCGCTGTACGAGTACCGCAgccaggcgcgcgcgttGATGATGTGGGCGGGCATGCTCCGCTTCCGCATGAGCAACGAGACGTATAGCCAGCTGACGCGTCTCGATGTCTATATCCACTAGCGTAGACACCAACCGGTTGTATGCGAGAACTACATAGGCGCATTGTCTTCCTGCGAAagccgcgtcgaggtcaGCTTGTCCTGGAGCGAGAGCGTATCCGCGGTCGAGTCCTGCGTCGAGAGTTGCGCCGACTTCCACGTCAGCGAACCGACGGGCGAGTCGacgggcgacgacgcgatCGAGCTGACAGGCTTTAGCGCGTCCTCTACATCCATGTCGCGGCGGCTCAGCATCACCGCAATGGGGTCGGGCGAGCCGCTGGTGTGCATGGCAATGTCttggcgctggcgcgcaagcagcgccagTTCGATCTCGCCTTGCGTCAAGACGCCGGCCAGCCAggggtgctcgagcgcctcgcgcgccgacgcacgctcggTGGGATTCAGCCGCAGCATCGGCAGGAGGAAGGACGACAGCTGGTTCGCCCGGTCCAGGGGCAGTAAATACTTTTCTTGAAGGACACTGATCAGGGGCCAGTAACGAAGCTTGTGAATGTGTCGAGGCTCGCCTTTCCGATTAAAGATCTCAGCACTGTACTTGCCGGAAAAGGCGAGGCTCTTTGGGAAGTCACCCAGCAACTCGATAATCTGCGCAATGTGGTCGTCATCCTTGTTGTATTTGGCACCCGCCGCGGGATCAAACAGATAGTCACCCGTAAGAAGCTCGAAGAACATCGCACTCGCGCTCCACAGATCCGCCGTCGTGCCCCACTTGGCACCAAGAATCGCCTCGGGGCAGCGGTACTGGCGCGTTTGGATATCATTGGTAAAGTGATGGTCCGTCCAGCATGCATTGCCAAGATCCGCAATCTTGACCGTGATGCGCTCCAGCGACGAGGGGTCGTACGGAGGCGGGGGCGGAAGGACCGTGGGGTCGcccgcggcaggcgcagggcgcagcaccgattcgagcacctcggggCCCGACATGGACGTGCTCGCAGACGGCGGCGACTTGACAGGCGCCTCATCGGTCGCcatcggcgtcgtcgtcgattCCGGTGCGGTACTAGGCTCAGGCGGGCTGTCCTGGACCTGCACGCTCTGCGAatcgtcggccgccttgcgcgcctgctgcgaAAGGAGCGAGGGGCCCTTTTGCACAGGTAGCGCGACCTTGCTGCCGAGCGGGACCTGCACGTTGCTCTTGGGCTCCACCGGGGACATGGggatcgacgaggcgttCGGCGGCAGGTTGCTGCTGACCGACGCAAGCGATTGCGATCCACCCGTGTCCGTAAGGCTCTGGCGGCTGCTGTCGAGGCGCGACATGCCGAACGCGAGTTTGTCCAACATCGGGCTCGAGCCCAGACTGCTGCTAGGGCTCGGCAGGGGGCGTGAGGAGGTGATAAAGACAGGGTCGCGCCGGGGGGTCTGCgtaccgccgcggccttgcGATGGAGGAACACCGACGAGCTTCGTAGGCACCGCCATCGGGTTGGTGCGCAATTCGGCCTCCACGACGGCCTCAACATCGTCGATGCAGATTAGCACATTCTCCGGCTTCAGATCCGTGTGAATAATGCCACACGACTGGTGCATATAGTCGAGACCCAGCAGGACCTGCTTGGCAATCTGTTGGACAATGTGCGTAGGAACGCCACGGTGCTGATACCGCTTAAtgaggccgagcaggttCTCACCGAGCACCTCAAAGACCATGCACACGTGCGAGCCGTTCGGGCCCTTGTGTCGGAAGTGGTCGAGTAGCGAAACACAGTGACGGCAGCCGGGGTGGTTGCGGTCTGCAGACACGAGACGCTGCAGCAACTTGATCTCGTCCAGCGCCGTCTCGGTATAGTGCGGGGCCGACTTAACGACCTTCATCGCCACATGGCGATTGGCGCTACCAGTTAGCCATTCGTAGTCGATAAACGTACACAAGATCCTTGGCGAGCCAAACGGTAGAGAAATGGCCCCAGCCAAGCTTTCGCACAATCACATAGCGGCCGTTGGAGAACCGATCGCCGACATTCACAGGGTGATAACCACCACGGCAATAGTCCTCAAAgtcctcttcgtcctcggTAAGGACCGAACCGGCATCCTCCGAGCCCGCCTGCATCGAGCTTCCGCTCATGCTATCAGACAAGAGGTCGCCATCCAACACGGAGCCGGTCTGTACATGCATTCCGGCTGCATTGGGGGGTTGAGTGGCGGAGCCGGACGAGGGGGCGGGGATGGTTTGAGCGCTagcgctcgtcgtcatGGGTATCGCAGATCCACTCGACTGAGAAGAAGCTCCAGTAGGCACACCACCGCTACTAGGGTCTGTAGGGCTGGGGGGGTGCGTCATAGCACTGGCGTGCGACACGGACGTAGATGCGCCCGGGTTGGTTGCGGGCCAAAATTGGCGCGGACCACTTCTGCGAGGTGTTAGATGTCACTGAACTAGTTGAATACGACGTACGACGATGTAGCTTCTCCGACCGTCGGAGCAAATATCATTCCCGTGCGGTGGGAGACCGCCGTATGTTAAGACAAGCCGCTCAGGCAACCGAGGCCCCACCCGCTCCACTCTGGCTGACTAATTACCGCGCGGTGCATAGATAAAGGTTGCTATCGTCTGTGCACTATCACTGGTTACGTTCGCTGGCATCGCTTACGTCACCGATCGCCGATTCTACCAACATGGCGGAGCGCGCTGTTGGGCGGGGGGCGCTGTGTGCGCGCCAAGCCTTGCTCGTCCAATCGTACGTAACGCGACTGACACAGCGCCCGGCTCTGCGACACTGGGGCATGTCCGGACGGTGTATACGCCACGCCAGACACGGACGACTTTCTGCGTAGGTTTTTCTTTCTGATGCAGGATGGAATGGTGTCGTGTTTATTCGCAAGGGCGCCTATGCACCGGGCGTGTTTCGGTTTAGCATCCAGTTTGATATAAAGGGCGAAGAGCTCACGGTGCCTACGGTGTTTTTCCCGCCTATCTTGCTGCACCCACTGGTCGAGGTAAGTTTTTCTGGTCTTATCCAGCCCGCCAATGGCCGCCTCAACATGCTCCCTTTTTTGGCGTTTGCTCAAGAGAGGGCGTGGCCGGTCGATCCGGCCGACCCTGCGTTCCTCTCGTGCTTGATGCACTTTGTTGCCGAGATCTTTGACGATAACATGCTTCAAGGCCTCCTCGGGCAATGGGTCTTGAACGAACGAATGTATACGTACGTCGCCCATCTCACCCAGTCTATTCAAGAGCGACCGGCCACTCTTTGACCGGCTTGCGTCGCAGTCTGCAAGCCTCTCTACGTCCGAGCCCAGCCTGTACGATACGCACTCtggcagcggcgtgccgggcgacCGGGATGTGTCGCTTGCACAGCCCTATGCCACATCATCTTCGCATGGCGCCCTCCCCTTTGCACCCGTGGGTGATGAGGAAGTGACACGGACCCGCGACCAACTCTTGACGtgaggcgcacgcgcgcacgGGCGTTGGTCGCGAGGGCAATTTTTGTAATTAGTAAAAGTAACGAGGCCGCACAGGGCCGTCTGCACCACCAAGATGGCATCGTCCGCGCCTCCCCGGCGCCCaaagcgcaagcgcgtgcgcaagtCGCGCACAGCTGTGGTGAGCTCTTCAGATAGCTCTTCGGAGGACGAGAAGGCGGCTCCTGAGGTGCCACAGCGCGTGTCGCCCAAGGCACACTCCCACGCACCTTCCCAGCAAGAACAAGAAAAAAAGGGTGGCTATGCCTCGGACTCGGGCAGCGAGTTTGACCAGGAGGCTGCTGATACGGAAGAGAACGACGCAGACTTCTCTGACCTCCGCGATGCTTTGTCGCCCCCTACCCTTCGCCTGCACGCCGAAAGCAATGACGAAGAAGGCGACGTGACTCTGCCCAAGACCCGGGTAGGCGGCCGCCTTGCCAACCTCTCCGCACAATCCATCTCGCAAGAGCTGGAAGAAAAGCAGCATGCTTCGTTCCGATCTCTCTGGATGCAGGCTCTTACGGAAGAGTTTGGCAACGAGCTGGACCAGATGCGACAGGTATGTCTTTTTCCTACTCACGCAGAATGACGCTCGTCTGAGCAGTGAATCAGCAGGGGCGAGCAGTGCTACTGCACGTCTTCCGTTGCTGATCGATGCACTGTCGTTCGGCAGCGAGGTGTTCTCgggtcctcgtcggcccGAGTCGGGTGCCGAGATGGAGGACGAGCCCGTGGACGAGATGAGCATGGCGTTGCCTGCCCAGACCTAGCCACTATGTATTACTAGAGCCGATTATATATGTATCAAACCCTACAAGTTGAACTTGGCGCGAGGGAACTGCGTCGTCTTCGACGCTGCGTCGTCGGTGAAGAACAAGACATCACCAGGGGTAAACGGACGAACGCGGCTCGCAGGCAGACCCAGCTGGGGCTGATCGAGTACCTTGGACAACATCTCCTGCTTGCCTGCGCCAGCGAGAACGAACGCCACATGGTGGGCGTGGTTCAGCACAGGGTATGTAAAGGTGATGCGGCGAGCCGGCGGCTTCGGCGAGTCCTCGATCGGCGACACCCAGCGGTCCTGCTcgcccagcagctcgtggtCAGGGAAAAGACTGCACGTGTGGCCGTCCGGACCCATGCCCAGCAGAATCAGGTCAAAGACGGGGTTGCGCACCGACTCCTTGCCCGCGAACGCCTGGACCAGCTGCTTTTCGTACTCGTCCGCCAGCTCCACCGAGTCGTTCAAGAGGCTCTCGTCGATCGTGTGGATCTGGCTACGCTGGAGTTCGGGCACCTTGGAGAAGAACTCCTTGTTGCACAGATCGTAGTTCGACTCGGGATCGTTCAGGGGAAcaatgcgctcgtcggcaaagAAGACCTGCCACTTCTCCCAGCGGACCGCATTGTCCGTGCGGCCCACGAGGTACTTGGCCAGGAACTTGGGCAGCGAACCACCGGAGGTGGCAATCGTGAACAtgttgcggcgctcgatcgcctcgtTTTGCGCCTGGGGTCAGCACGAAAAACCTACCTTGATCACAAAGTCGGCCAAGCCCTTGCTCAGATCATCATCCGTAGGGAAAGAGTACAGCACGGGATCCGTGTGCGTGTGCTTCGGCACCTGAGTACCCACCATCTTGCGTCGTGTGGAGAGAGATGCCCACGGACCCCGCATACGTCCCGCTACTGCCACGTGGTCCAAACGATCGGCGGAATCGGGCGACGTCTTCCAGGAACCATGCCGATTCGCGCTTGGGGCGTGCGGGCGTgggcacgcggcgtgccgcggcgtgcgccaggTGTGCGAGCACTGACACTGTCGCATGCAGTATGGGCCGAGCCGCGAACAGTGGCGGTTCCCGGCGGCCGGACACGCGTCGCACAGATTTTGAACGACGCGTGCTCGAACGAGGCCGGCTCCTACTTTGTGGCGCGTGCTAGCAATGGTCAGCCGATCTCACTCCAGGACGAGGTCGGGGGGGAGGATGCGCCGGAATCACTCACCTTTCTTCCTTTTGATACAGACGACAAGCTTGCCCAGCGCTCGTTCTGGCTCTCGGCAGCGTACATGCTGAGCGCAGCGCTTGAGAATTTGTATGGCGAGACACTGCTCACCACGTCGCCAAGCGTGACATCGAGCGCCGGAAAAGAGGCGGACGGATCGTCAGGATTCATCTACGAAGTGTTGCgcagccgtgcgccgcagccggtCGCCTacggcgaccgcctcgccgaggccgaacAGAACGTGGCCGGTGCGCTCACAGAACTCTTTTCCGCACCGGAAGCGCCGAAGCTCTCgaacgaggagctcgcggcgattGACAAGGAAATGAAACGCCTGAGTTCGGCCGGCCACGACTTTGTGGTGGAGAGCGTGCCTTGGGACGAGGCGTGGGCGCTCTTTGAACGCAACCCGCTCAAGCTCTACTCGATGCTGCAGTACGCCCGCACAAAGGGTGAAGAGCGCCCTTCCGTGCCGATTGTGCGCCTCAGCAAGACCTCGTTTACGGATCTGGGCCCATGGCAATGTGACGAAgcggtgctgctgcgccgcaccaaGCCGATCAAGGCGTGCAAGCTTCTCGGCTGGTCCACTgcctcgctgccggcgcaCTGGGCGAatgccgcggccgaggcgcagcagccccTGCTGCGCGTCCGCGGCATTGCCTTTCcgtccgccgccgatcTCCAAGCGTATTCTTCGCGGATTTCCGAGTCGGAAAAGTCGGATCACCGCCTGCTGGGCCTTGCCCAAGGCCTCTTTTTCTCGCACGACTCGTCGCCCGGCAGTCCGTTTGTTATGACGCATGGAATGCGCCTTATCCGCCGTGTCGAGCGAGTGATCCGCGACCTGTACGACACGTTTGGGTACGAAGAGGTACAGACGCCGCAGCTCTACCGCAGCTCGCTCTGGAAGCAAAGCGGCCACTGGGACAAATACCGCGAGGACATGTTTAGCGCACAAGGATTTACCGAGCAggaggccgcgcgctcgtgctgcaaTGCACACGATGCGCAGTCGCACCTCTTTGGTCTCAAGCCGATGAACTGCCCAGGCCACTGTGTCATGTTTGCTCACCAGCCACGCTCGTACCGTgagctgccgctgcgccttgccgagTTTAGTCCTCTGCACCGCAACGAGGCATCCGGCGCGCTGTCGGGCCTGACGCGGGTCCGCCGCTTCCACCaggacgacgcgcacgtCTTTTGCACGCCCGCCCAGGTCTCGGGCGAGATCAAGTCAATGCTGCGCATGCTTGCAATGGCCTACGGTGTGTTTGGCTTTGGCAACCGCTTTGAGCTGGTCCTCTCTACGCGCCCCGATAGCTTCCTGGGCGAGGTGGCGCAGTGGgacgctgccgaggcgagtctcaaagaggcgctcaaTGCCAGCGGCCGCCCGTGGTCCTTGAATgagggcgacggcgcgttCTATGGCCCCAAGATTGATATCCGGCTCGTGGACGCAATGGGGCGCAAGCACCAGACCGCCACGATCCAGCTCGACTTCCAGCTTCCGGAACGGTTCCAGTTGGAGTACGCACTGCCCGACCCCAACGAGAGCACACCGGGCATGCGCCCGGGCCATGCGCGCCCGGTCATGATCCACCGTGCGATTCTCGGCAGCTTTGAGCGCTTCCTCGCGatcctcctcgagcagtgCCGGGGCTGGTGGCCGTTCTGGCTGAGCCCCCGCCAGGCGGTCGTCATCCCGACGTACAGCTCGAACGACCCTGCGGTGCACGAGGAGCTCCACGCGTACGCGCAGCATGTACGCCGCGTGCTGagcagcggcacgtcgtcggcagACAAGAGCCCGTTCCTGTCCCCGACGATGGCGCACCATGCGCTCGAAGTcccctcgcgctcgcgcttctTTGTCGAGCTCCCGCCGCACTTTCTCACGCccggcgagacgctcggcaaaaaggtgcgccaggcgcagcttgcgcgcTACAACTTCTTGCTCGTTGTCGGCCAGAACGAGATGGAGAGCAAGACCGTGAGCCTGCGCATTCgtgacgagcgcgccgggccgGCGTGG from Malassezia japonica chromosome 1, complete sequence includes the following:
- the SKY1 gene encoding non-specific serine/threonine protein kinase (EggNog:ENOG503NV4H; COG:T), whose protein sequence is MHVQTGSVLDGDLLSDSMSGSSMQAGSEDAGSVLTEDEEDFEDYCRGGYHPVNVGDRFSNGRYVIVRKLGWGHFSTVWLAKDLVANRHVAMKVVKSAPHYTETALDEIKLLQRLVSADRNHPGCRHCVSLLDHFRHKGPNGSHVCMVFEVLGENLLGLIKRYQHRGVPTHIVQQIAKQVLLGLDYMHQSCGIIHTDLKPENVLICIDDVEAVVEAELRTNPMAVPTKLVGVPPSQGRGGTQTPRRDPVFITSSRPLPSPSSSLGSSPMLDKLAFGMSRLDSSRQSLTDTGGSQSLASVSSNLPPNASSIPMSPVEPKSNVQVPLGSKVALPVQKGPSLLSQQARKAADDSQSVQVQDSPPEPSTAPESTTTPMATDEAPVKSPPSASTSMSGPEVLESVLRPAPAAGDPTVLPPPPPYDPSSLERITVKIADLGNACWTDHHFTNDIQTRQYRCPEAILGAKWGTTADLWSASAMFFELLTGDYLFDPAAGAKYNKDDDHIAQIIELLGDFPKSLAFSGKYSAEIFNRKGEPRHIHKLRYWPLISVLQEKYLLPLDRANQLSSFLLPMLRLNPTERASAREALEHPWLAGVLTQGEIELALLARQRQDIAMHTSGSPDPIAVMLSRRDMDVEDALKPVSSIASSPVDSPVGSLTWKSAQLSTQDSTADTLSLQDKLTSTRLSQEDNAPM
- a CDS encoding uncharacterized protein (COG:O; EggNog:ENOG503P3NU) codes for the protein MAERAVGRGALCARQALLVQSARLCDTGACPDGVYATPDTDDFLRWNGVVFIRKGAYAPGVFRFSIQFDIKGEELTVPTVFFPPILLHPLVEPANGRLNMLPFLAFAQERAWPVDPADPAFLSCLMHFVAEIFDDNMLQGLLGQWVLNERMYTLFKSDRPLFDRLASQSASLSTSEPSLYDTHSGSGVPGDRDVSLAQPYATSSSHGALPFAPVGDEEVTRTRDQLLT
- the SOL1 gene encoding 6-phosphogluconolactonase (COG:G; EggNog:ENOG503NY1P), coding for MVGTQVPKHTHTDPVLYSFPTDDDLSKGLADFVIKAQNEAIERRNMFTIATSGGSLPKFLAKYLVGRTDNAVRWEKWQVFFADERIVPLNDPESNYDLCNKEFFSKVPELQRSQIHTIDESLLNDSVELADEYEKQLVQAFAGKESVRNPVFDLILLGMGPDGHTCSLFPDHELLGEQDRWVSPIEDSPKPPARRITFTYPVLNHAHHVAFVLAGAGKQEMLSKVLDQPQLGLPASRVRPFTPGDVLFFTDDAASKTTQFPRAKFNL
- the MST1 gene encoding threonine--tRNA ligase (COG:J; EggNog:ENOG503NWTH), translated to MPIRAWGVRAWARGVPRRAPGVRALTLSHAVWAEPRTVAVPGGRTRVAQILNDACSNEAGSYFVARASNGQPISLQDEVGGEDAPESLTFLPFDTDDKLAQRSFWLSAAYMLSAALENLYGETLLTTSPSVTSSAGKEADGSSGFIYEVLRSRAPQPVAYGDRLAEAEQNVAGALTELFSAPEAPKLSNEELAAIDKEMKRLSSAGHDFVVESVPWDEAWALFERNPLKLYSMLQYARTKGEERPSVPIVRLSKTSFTDLGPWQCDEAVLLRRTKPIKACKLLGWSTASLPAHWANAAAEAQQPLLRVRGIAFPSAADLQAYSSRISESEKSDHRLLGLAQGLFFSHDSSPGSPFVMTHGMRLIRRVERVIRDLYDTFGYEEVQTPQLYRSSLWKQSGHWDKYREDMFSAQGFTEQEAARSCCNAHDAQSHLFGLKPMNCPGHCVMFAHQPRSYRELPLRLAEFSPLHRNEASGALSGLTRVRRFHQDDAHVFCTPAQVSGEIKSMLRMLAMAYGVFGFGNRFELVLSTRPDSFLGEVAQWDAAEASLKEALNASGRPWSLNEGDGAFYGPKIDIRLVDAMGRKHQTATIQLDFQLPERFQLEYALPDPNESTPGMRPGHARPVMIHRAILGSFERFLAILLEQCRGWWPFWLSPRQAVVIPTYSSNDPAVHEELHAYAQHVRRVLSSGTSSADKSPFLSPTMAHHALEVPSRSRFFVELPPHFLTPGETLGKKVRQAQLARYNFLLVVGQNEMESKTVSLRIRDERAGPAWHTSLGDTPDRGQAKVSEMVLGAIRATFPDKVAEGKQDVDLGQWRLDEVRRLFCVLDALHV